In a genomic window of Candidatus Binatia bacterium:
- a CDS encoding phosphotransferase family protein, with protein MIDSAGEIRPDERFDEERLRAWFRDNAPELAGPFEVQQFRGGHANLTYLLRYPDRELVLRRPPLGPVAPRSHDMAREFRALKALSPLYPLAPRPVLLCEDTSVIGAVFFIMERRRGVVVRATWPEDLPDSPELRRRMSEELIDALADLHLIDTTRPEIAALGKPEGFVQRQVSGWYDRWQRAKTRDMPVMDELCTWLAERIPKPVATSVLHNDWKLDNAMFDADDPSRLVAVFDWDMTTLGDPLVDLGTLLGYWAEASDTSPRGTGGNVTSLPGFLTRDELAERYARRTGFDVSQAPFYETFGLFKTAVVLEQIYVRYVRGQTKDERFAALGDFVPKLADLAQASARRLG; from the coding sequence ATGATCGATTCCGCGGGAGAGATTCGCCCGGACGAGCGCTTCGACGAGGAGCGTCTGCGCGCCTGGTTTCGCGACAACGCGCCCGAGCTCGCGGGGCCGTTCGAGGTCCAGCAGTTCCGCGGCGGGCACGCGAACCTGACCTATCTCTTGCGCTACCCCGACCGCGAGCTCGTGCTGCGTCGTCCGCCGCTCGGACCGGTCGCGCCGCGCTCGCACGACATGGCGCGCGAGTTCCGCGCGCTGAAGGCGCTCTCTCCGCTCTATCCGCTCGCGCCGCGTCCGGTGCTGCTGTGCGAGGACACCTCGGTGATCGGCGCCGTCTTCTTCATCATGGAGCGGCGGCGCGGCGTCGTCGTGCGCGCGACGTGGCCCGAGGACCTGCCGGACTCGCCCGAGCTGCGTCGGCGCATGAGCGAGGAGCTGATCGACGCGCTCGCCGACCTCCACCTGATCGACACCACGCGTCCCGAGATCGCCGCGCTCGGCAAGCCCGAGGGCTTCGTGCAGCGTCAGGTGAGCGGCTGGTACGACCGCTGGCAGCGCGCCAAGACGCGCGACATGCCGGTGATGGACGAGCTCTGCACGTGGCTCGCGGAGCGCATCCCGAAGCCCGTCGCGACCAGCGTCCTGCACAACGACTGGAAGCTCGACAACGCGATGTTCGACGCCGACGACCCGTCGCGCCTGGTCGCGGTCTTCGACTGGGACATGACGACGCTCGGCGACCCGCTCGTCGACCTCGGCACGCTGCTCGGCTACTGGGCCGAGGCGAGCGACACGAGCCCGCGCGGCACCGGCGGCAACGTCACCTCGCTACCGGGCTTCTTGACCCGCGACGAGCTCGCGGAGCGCTACGCGCGCCGCACCGGCTTCGACGTCTCGCAGGCGCCGTTCTACGAGACCTTCGGGCTCTTCAAGACCGCGGTCGTGCTCGAGCAGATCTACGTGCGCTACGTCCGCGGGCAGACGAAGGACGAGCGCTTCGCGGCGCTCGGCGACTTCGTGCCGAAGCTTGCCGACCTCGCGCAGGCGTCGGCGCGCCGGCTGGGCTGA
- a CDS encoding DUF192 domain-containing protein has product MQFWSRSPRAEHGVAARALAALVWFLLLLASCRSSSAADTVVVKTKSGAEIPVTVELATTPEARTLGLMYRDRLDPGRGMLFIFPEPGHQSFWMRNTRIPLDILFIDESHRIVRLYENTTPFSEKSLPSGAPVRFVLEVPGGFCAANGIAVGDAVELGTLATRPVT; this is encoded by the coding sequence GTGCAGTTCTGGTCGCGCAGCCCTCGCGCGGAGCACGGTGTCGCCGCGCGAGCGCTCGCGGCGCTCGTCTGGTTCCTGCTGCTGCTCGCGAGCTGCCGCAGCTCGAGCGCAGCCGACACCGTCGTCGTCAAGACAAAGTCCGGGGCCGAGATCCCGGTCACGGTCGAGCTCGCGACCACGCCCGAGGCGCGCACGCTCGGCCTCATGTACCGCGACCGCCTCGATCCGGGCCGCGGCATGCTGTTCATCTTCCCCGAGCCCGGGCACCAGAGCTTCTGGATGCGCAACACGCGCATCCCGCTCGACATCCTGTTCATCGACGAGTCGCACCGCATCGTCCGCCTCTACGAGAACACGACGCCGTTCTCCGAGAAGTCGCTGCCGAGCGGCGCGCCCGTGCGCTTCGTGCTCGAGGTCCCGGGCGGCTTCTGCGCCGCGAACGGCATCGCCGTGGGCGACGCGGTCGAGCTCGGGACGCTCGCCACGAGACCGGTGACGTGA
- a CDS encoding 3-deoxy-7-phosphoheptulonate synthase → MIVILKPDTPKDSPEVQQVLDIAARYEGVSARLHVVEGATRSLIEIYLIGSTVAVPTEPFEELDCVERVVRVSEKYRIIGRHKGQVEAIGFQYQGLTFDQDSLHVLAGLCAVDTREHVELMFRALNRVGLTTTRMGAFKPRTSPYDFQGLGKACLPWVFELAGKYGIRVIAMEITHESQIDEINSALDAAGSPTGVMLQIGTRNAQNFELLKYVGQQQRFPVLFKRGMGITLEESLNACEYVASEGNNKIVLCLRGMKTNLGDPHRNFVDFAHVPVVKRLTRLPVCVDPSHSVGRKELAPDGLTDIHHATAQGVIAGANMVLVDFHPNPAKALCDGPQALTLEELDAYLEDVRIVREAYERRRALAERPTLPTAASA, encoded by the coding sequence GTGATCGTCATCCTCAAGCCCGACACGCCGAAGGATTCGCCCGAGGTCCAGCAGGTCCTCGACATCGCGGCGCGCTACGAGGGCGTGAGCGCGCGGCTTCACGTCGTCGAGGGCGCGACCCGGTCGTTGATCGAGATCTACCTGATCGGCTCGACCGTGGCCGTGCCAACCGAGCCCTTCGAGGAGCTCGACTGCGTCGAGCGCGTCGTTCGCGTGTCGGAGAAGTACCGCATCATCGGTCGCCACAAGGGCCAGGTGGAGGCGATCGGCTTCCAGTACCAGGGACTGACCTTCGACCAGGACAGCCTGCACGTCCTCGCCGGGCTGTGCGCCGTCGACACGCGCGAGCACGTCGAGCTGATGTTCCGCGCGCTGAACCGCGTCGGCCTGACCACGACGCGCATGGGCGCGTTCAAGCCGCGCACGAGCCCGTACGACTTCCAGGGGCTCGGCAAGGCGTGCCTGCCGTGGGTCTTCGAGCTCGCCGGCAAGTACGGGATCCGCGTGATCGCGATGGAGATCACGCACGAGTCGCAGATCGACGAGATCAATTCTGCGCTCGACGCTGCCGGCAGCCCGACCGGCGTCATGCTGCAGATCGGCACACGCAACGCGCAGAACTTCGAGCTGCTGAAGTACGTCGGTCAGCAGCAGCGCTTCCCGGTGCTGTTCAAGCGCGGCATGGGAATCACGCTCGAGGAGTCGCTCAACGCCTGCGAGTACGTCGCGAGCGAGGGCAACAACAAGATCGTCCTCTGCCTGCGCGGCATGAAGACCAACCTCGGCGACCCGCACCGCAACTTCGTCGACTTCGCGCACGTGCCGGTCGTGAAGCGCTTGACGCGCCTGCCGGTGTGCGTCGACCCGTCGCACTCGGTGGGCCGCAAGGAGCTCGCGCCCGACGGGCTCACCGACATCCACCACGCGACCGCGCAGGGCGTGATCGCCGGCGCCAACATGGTGCTGGTCGACTTCCACCCGAACCCGGCCAAGGCGCTGTGCGACGGACCGCAGGCGCTCACCCTCGAGGAGCTCGATGCCTACCTCGAGGACGTGCGCATCGTGCGCGAGGCCTACGAGCGACGTCGCGCGCTCGCCGAGCGCCCGACGCTGCCGACCGCGGCGTCCGCCTGA